In the Candidatus Cloacimonas acidaminovorans str. Evry genome, one interval contains:
- the rpoC gene encoding DNA-directed RNA polymerase subunit beta', protein MLKESKHEIKPNEYDAVRIKIASPETIRNDWSHGEVTKPDTLNYRTLKPEKDGLFCERIFGPERDYECACGKYKKKRFQGTVCDRCGVLVTTSRVRRTRMGHIDLAVPIAHIWFVKSAPSKIGTLLDMTVKDLERVLYYESFIVIDPGDSPFEKMELLEVDEYYEIKDKVADNFLALMGGEAIRELLKRINLKNEALDLRTRLKFEESALRKQKLINKLKIVDAFIKSGNRPEDMILEALPVLPPTLRPLVPLEGGRFATADFNDLYRRVITRNNRLKALLEIRAPEVILRNEKRMLQEAVDALIDNGRKARPVRGRGNRPLKSLTDQLKGKQGRFRQNLLGKRVDYSGRSVITVGPELKLYQCGLPKEMAVELFKPYLIEKLQKIGEVDKVKNAKKLIEKKQPEIWSILEEVIKDYPVLLNRAPTLHRLGIQAFMPVLTDNKAIQLHPMVCVPFNADFDGDQMGVYIPLSIESQIEARVLMLSTRNLLLPANGRLAMAANQDIVLGCYYLTMEETPPPVEIEKLRHFYGPDEVIAAYEAEEQFCSSKGETVYERNLDLHTWIRLKLESEYIVTTVGRVIFNQIMPPEVGFQNIVFDKGKLNDLAMLCFDAVGQWRTAQILDQIKELGFHYATRAGVTFSFDDIVVPKRKDEIIAQADQEVKKITDLHQKGGITENERFGRVVDQWKKTTVRVTDEMMEELSKTRNGLNSIYMMYKSGARGSKDQIKQLGGMRGLMDKPTKIGSTGGADVIETPIKSNFKEGLTVLEYFVSTHGARKGLADTALKTADAGYLTRRLVDVAQNAIITIEDCGTTRGVNMTALKEGNEIVQTLAERIQGRTAVDDIVSPITGRILVSAGEEISNKMARTIQNHGLISVHVRSILTCEAEKGICAKCYGRNLATQKPATIGDPVGIIAAQSIGEPGTQLTLRTFHIGGAASTATELAEVVASHDGIVKFDRMNTVINTENQLISVSYLGKILIVDENDENKVLEEFKVEYAATVHVQDGQKVAKDTKLLSWDQFNNPLISTAKGVLHYENFIKDITYKEEYNDITMARELTIIESKDRRKQPQFRIVGEDGTVRLIPLPTGLIVRVEDGSFVHIGDILGQTSRMTIKQRDITGGLPRVQDLFEARVPKDKAKISDIDGIVTIGGLKKTGRDIFVTPPNGLFAPCDGKVVVLYDEDKNQYIAVLPDKAVYSENDGKVSIIEENRKKIIQVAKRNQNPVQYPVPKGLQILVKEGESVKKGTPLCGKLYAVPPEQESIVEIGDNVTMHQPLAGRKYIIPSGKRIIVHQGDYVESGDALSDGPLDPHDMLVKGVIEAQILILNEIQEIYRKQGVKIDDKHVSVIIRQMFKKVRITDSGSTSFLQGDIVDKVLVEKENREAIEFGKTPAQFEQLLLGITKTSLLTESWLSAASFQETTKVLTKAAIEGRVDHLEGLKESIIIGHRIPVGTGTKLYNNMLKKAVNEGKTVAQIIDEFAHRSKEEESGDYLDF, encoded by the coding sequence ATGTTAAAAGAAAGTAAACACGAAATCAAACCTAATGAATATGATGCAGTCCGCATCAAAATTGCCTCTCCCGAAACTATCAGGAATGATTGGTCGCATGGAGAAGTTACAAAACCCGATACATTAAATTACCGCACTCTTAAACCTGAAAAAGATGGTTTATTTTGTGAAAGAATTTTCGGTCCTGAAAGGGATTATGAATGCGCTTGCGGAAAATATAAAAAGAAAAGATTTCAGGGAACTGTTTGTGATAGATGTGGAGTGCTTGTAACTACTTCCAGGGTTCGCAGAACGCGTATGGGACACATAGATTTGGCAGTTCCGATTGCTCATATCTGGTTTGTTAAAAGTGCCCCGAGTAAAATTGGCACTTTACTTGATATGACGGTTAAAGACCTGGAAAGAGTGCTTTACTACGAGTCCTTCATTGTAATTGACCCCGGAGATAGTCCTTTTGAAAAAATGGAGCTTCTGGAAGTTGATGAATATTATGAGATTAAAGATAAGGTAGCGGATAACTTTCTGGCTCTTATGGGAGGAGAAGCAATCCGCGAATTGCTTAAGCGTATCAACCTGAAAAATGAAGCGCTTGACCTCAGAACCCGGCTTAAATTTGAAGAATCGGCTTTGCGTAAACAGAAGCTAATCAATAAATTGAAAATAGTAGATGCCTTCATCAAAAGCGGCAATCGTCCCGAAGATATGATTTTGGAAGCATTACCTGTTTTACCTCCAACTTTAAGACCTTTAGTTCCTTTGGAAGGCGGGCGTTTTGCCACTGCAGATTTTAATGATTTATACCGAAGAGTTATCACCAGAAACAACCGTCTGAAGGCATTACTGGAAATTCGTGCCCCGGAAGTTATCCTTCGTAATGAAAAAAGAATGTTGCAGGAAGCAGTTGATGCCCTCATTGATAATGGTAGAAAAGCTCGTCCTGTAAGAGGAAGAGGCAATAGGCCCTTAAAGTCATTAACCGATCAGCTTAAAGGAAAGCAGGGACGTTTCCGCCAAAACCTTTTAGGTAAACGAGTAGATTATTCTGGACGGAGTGTGATTACAGTGGGTCCTGAACTTAAACTTTATCAATGCGGACTTCCCAAAGAAATGGCTGTGGAGCTTTTTAAGCCATATCTCATTGAAAAACTGCAGAAAATTGGAGAAGTGGATAAGGTTAAAAATGCCAAGAAGCTTATTGAGAAAAAGCAACCTGAAATATGGTCAATTTTGGAAGAAGTTATTAAAGATTATCCTGTTTTGTTGAATAGAGCTCCAACTCTTCACCGTTTGGGAATTCAGGCATTTATGCCTGTTTTAACTGATAACAAAGCAATTCAGCTTCATCCTATGGTCTGTGTTCCTTTTAATGCCGATTTTGATGGTGACCAAATGGGTGTTTATATTCCCCTGTCTATAGAATCACAAATTGAAGCAAGAGTCCTAATGCTTTCTACCCGAAATTTATTGTTGCCAGCAAATGGACGTTTGGCTATGGCGGCTAATCAGGATATCGTTTTGGGCTGTTATTATTTAACTATGGAAGAAACACCGCCACCTGTGGAAATAGAAAAATTGAGACATTTTTACGGTCCTGATGAAGTTATTGCTGCTTACGAAGCAGAAGAACAATTTTGCAGCTCCAAAGGTGAAACAGTTTATGAACGCAATTTAGACCTGCATACCTGGATTCGTCTGAAATTGGAATCCGAATATATTGTTACCACTGTAGGAAGGGTTATTTTCAACCAGATAATGCCTCCGGAAGTCGGCTTTCAAAACATCGTATTTGACAAGGGGAAATTGAATGATTTGGCTATGCTTTGTTTTGATGCAGTAGGACAATGGAGAACAGCTCAAATTCTGGACCAGATTAAAGAATTGGGATTTCATTATGCCACTCGTGCAGGCGTTACTTTCAGCTTTGATGATATTGTAGTTCCTAAACGGAAAGATGAAATTATTGCCCAAGCTGATCAGGAAGTAAAAAAAATAACCGATCTTCACCAGAAAGGCGGAATTACGGAAAATGAACGCTTCGGACGAGTTGTGGACCAATGGAAGAAAACAACTGTTCGCGTTACCGACGAAATGATGGAAGAGCTTTCTAAAACCAGAAATGGCTTAAATTCTATTTATATGATGTATAAATCAGGTGCCCGCGGCAGCAAAGACCAGATTAAACAATTGGGTGGAATGCGCGGTTTAATGGATAAGCCAACTAAAATAGGTTCAACAGGTGGAGCAGATGTTATTGAAACCCCAATTAAAAGTAATTTTAAGGAAGGACTTACTGTTCTTGAATATTTTGTTTCCACTCACGGAGCTCGTAAAGGATTAGCTGATACAGCACTTAAAACAGCGGATGCAGGATATCTTACACGCCGTTTGGTTGATGTGGCACAAAATGCTATTATCACAATTGAGGATTGCGGAACCACAAGGGGTGTGAATATGACAGCCCTTAAAGAAGGAAATGAAATTGTGCAAACCCTGGCAGAACGCATTCAGGGAAGAACAGCAGTTGATGATATCGTAAGTCCTATCACAGGCAGAATATTAGTTTCCGCAGGTGAAGAAATCAGTAACAAAATGGCAAGAACTATTCAAAATCACGGTTTGATTTCTGTCCATGTGCGCAGCATTCTTACCTGTGAAGCAGAAAAAGGAATTTGTGCCAAATGTTACGGTCGCAATCTTGCTACTCAGAAACCTGCTACTATTGGTGATCCTGTTGGAATTATTGCAGCTCAAAGTATTGGTGAACCGGGAACACAATTAACGCTTAGAACTTTCCATATTGGAGGCGCTGCTTCTACAGCTACCGAACTGGCAGAAGTTGTTGCTTCGCATGATGGAATTGTAAAATTTGACCGCATGAATACCGTTATCAATACGGAAAATCAGCTTATTTCCGTGAGTTATTTGGGTAAAATCTTAATTGTGGATGAAAATGATGAGAATAAGGTTTTGGAAGAGTTTAAAGTAGAATACGCAGCTACCGTTCATGTTCAGGATGGTCAAAAGGTGGCTAAAGATACAAAACTTCTTTCCTGGGATCAGTTCAATAATCCTCTTATCTCAACAGCCAAAGGTGTTTTGCATTATGAGAATTTCATCAAAGATATAACCTATAAAGAAGAATATAACGATATTACTATGGCTCGCGAGCTTACCATCATTGAATCCAAAGACCGGAGAAAACAACCTCAATTCAGAATTGTAGGTGAAGACGGAACAGTGCGTTTAATACCTCTGCCAACGGGACTTATTGTCCGCGTGGAAGATGGCAGCTTTGTCCATATTGGTGATATTTTAGGTCAGACATCACGAATGACAATTAAACAACGCGATATTACAGGTGGTTTGCCTCGTGTGCAAGACCTTTTTGAAGCAAGAGTTCCCAAAGATAAAGCCAAAATTTCCGATATTGACGGAATTGTTACTATCGGTGGTTTAAAGAAAACCGGAAGAGATATTTTTGTTACACCACCTAATGGACTTTTCGCACCTTGTGATGGAAAGGTCGTAGTCCTTTATGATGAAGATAAAAATCAATATATTGCCGTCCTTCCCGACAAAGCCGTTTATAGTGAAAACGATGGCAAGGTAAGTATTATTGAAGAAAACCGGAAGAAGATTATTCAGGTTGCTAAACGCAATCAAAACCCGGTTCAATATCCTGTCCCTAAGGGCTTGCAAATTCTGGTTAAAGAGGGAGAATCAGTTAAAAAAGGAACTCCTCTTTGCGGCAAACTTTACGCCGTTCCCCCAGAGCAGGAAAGTATTGTGGAAATAGGTGATAATGTTACTATGCATCAACCTCTTGCAGGCAGAAAGTATATAATTCCTTCCGGAAAGCGGATTATCGTTCATCAGGGTGACTATGTGGAAAGTGGGGATGCACTATCTGACGGTCCTCTTGACCCACATGATATGTTAGTGAAAGGGGTTATTGAAGCTCAAATCCTGATTTTAAACGAAATTCAGGAAATTTACCGCAAGCAGGGTGTGAAAATTGACGATAAACATGTGAGCGTTATTATTCGCCAAATGTTTAAAAAGGTTAGAATTACAGATAGCGGCAGCACCAGTTTCCTGCAGGGTGATATTGTTGATAAGGTTCTGGTGGAAAAAGAAAACCGCGAAGCAATTGAATTTGGCAAAACACCTGCCCAGTTTGAACAATTGCTTTTAGGAATTACCAAAACATCTCTGTTAACCGAGAGCTGGCTTTCTGCAGCTTCCTTCCAGGAAACCACAAAAGTGCTTACCAAGGCAGCTATTGAGGGCAGGGTTGATCATCTTGAGGGCTTGAAAGAAAGCATTATTATCGGTCACAGAATACCTGTCGGAACAGGAACCAAACTCTATAACAATATGCTTAAAAAGGCAGTTAACGAAGGTAAAACTGTTGCTCAGATTATTGACGAGTTTGCACATCGTTCAAAAGAAGAAGAAAGCGGGGACTACCTTGATTTCTAA
- the rpoB gene encoding DNA-directed RNA polymerase subunit beta, with amino-acid sequence MSGRFAELGIPEVEIPNLLAMQVDSFNDFLQKDIHPQRREKKGLQAVFENIFPLEDTKGNFLLEFIEYNVLQEKYSLEECRERNLSYQAPLKAKMRLSVFENREGVREHKDTLEQEVFLGEIPLITEQGTFVINGAERVIISQLQRSPGVFFSEEKHPSGKTLYSAKVIPYSGSWLDFDIDIHDVMFVHIDKRRKLPVTTLFRAIGISTNEDLRKTFYKSEKLNLKEAKGRHLFADIYEKGNPEPIAMANEQITDSLIKFLSERKITKVEVIDYNYEIARKVLENTMAKDPTTNQEEALKKIYNLIRPGEDAPLEAAKQLVDRMFFNEKRYNLGEVGRYKINSRLGINVDPKIMTLTVEDFVYIFKTLINIYHDEDEVDDIDNLANRRVRTVGELLQEQYTIGMAMVARIIQERMAISNIDEVTVHDLVNSNALISVVQSFFLTGQLSQFMEQTNPLAALRHKRALSALGPGGLARERAGFEVRDVHSSHYGRICPIETPEGPNIGLIVSPAIYSRINHFGFLETPYRKVVDGCITDEYEYLDASQEEKYIIAQSDVHLDDNRRITDEMIFARDRGEFVQVSPNLVHYMDVAPQQMVSVSAALIPFLEHDDANRALMGSNMQRQAVPLINPQAPLVGTGMEKIASMDTSSIAVAPYDGIVTKVTSAFIDLKPLNEKDEAYYLSTGNRIHLKKFVRTNQDTCINQRPIVRVGDTVKKGQPISDGACVEDNRLALGTNLMVAFMPWYGYNYEDAVILSEKVAREDTLTSIYIEELEVLVRNVKNGREELAYDIPNVPAQALRNLDKTGIIRVGSVIHAGDIIVGKVTPKSVEIDPSPEENLMRALFGDRAGDFTNSSLKAKPGMEGVVIDVKVFSRLEEGSDLEEENEDKIEKLKEELALRRSKIEEFKEEKLSAVLVGQIAKNIWDEKTNIPFIAPGKKITKQDLKRINFKKLDLDVELVEDREVNDYIYSQIVLKIKQSLEQSDNIYKKSRERIKHGDELQYGVRKMVKVYVAKKRKIEVGDKMAGRHGNKGVISIIAPIEDMPFMEDGTPVDIVLNPLGVPSRMNIGQIMETHLGWAAKTLGFEVETPIFDGASNEDIVSELRKAGLPEDGKTVLYDGKSGEPFKERVTVGIIYMMKLNHLVADKMHARSTGPYSLITQQPLGGKAQHGGQRLGEMEVWALEAYGAASVLEEMLTIKSDDVDGRNNAFKAITRGDNPPPPGVPESFNVLISELKSLGFDIEFIKEENK; translated from the coding sequence ATTTCCGGAAGATTTGCTGAATTGGGTATCCCTGAAGTGGAAATACCCAATCTTCTGGCTATGCAGGTGGATTCCTTCAATGATTTTTTACAAAAGGATATTCACCCACAACGCAGAGAAAAAAAAGGTCTGCAGGCAGTATTTGAAAACATATTTCCCCTTGAAGATACAAAGGGTAATTTCCTGTTGGAATTCATAGAATACAATGTGTTGCAGGAGAAATATTCTCTGGAAGAATGCCGCGAACGAAATTTATCTTATCAGGCACCGTTAAAAGCAAAAATGCGCTTAAGCGTGTTTGAAAATAGAGAAGGTGTCCGCGAGCATAAAGACACTTTGGAACAAGAAGTTTTCCTGGGAGAAATACCTCTGATAACTGAACAGGGCACCTTTGTTATTAATGGAGCAGAAAGGGTAATTATTTCACAATTACAGCGTTCACCCGGTGTTTTCTTTTCGGAGGAGAAACATCCCAGCGGAAAAACACTCTATTCTGCAAAAGTAATTCCTTACAGCGGTTCTTGGCTGGATTTTGATATTGATATTCATGATGTAATGTTCGTCCATATAGATAAACGGCGTAAACTTCCTGTAACAACTCTTTTCCGGGCAATTGGAATTTCCACCAACGAGGATTTGAGGAAGACATTCTATAAATCCGAAAAATTGAATTTAAAAGAGGCAAAAGGTCGTCATCTTTTCGCCGATATTTATGAAAAAGGCAATCCTGAACCTATAGCTATGGCTAACGAGCAGATAACGGATTCTTTAATCAAGTTTTTATCGGAAAGGAAGATTACTAAGGTTGAAGTAATTGATTACAATTATGAAATTGCCAGAAAAGTGCTGGAAAACACTATGGCAAAAGACCCTACAACCAATCAGGAAGAAGCTCTAAAGAAAATTTACAACTTAATTCGTCCCGGAGAAGATGCCCCTCTGGAAGCGGCCAAACAGCTTGTGGATAGAATGTTTTTCAATGAAAAGCGTTATAACCTGGGAGAAGTAGGCCGCTACAAAATCAATAGCCGTTTAGGTATCAATGTTGATCCTAAAATAATGACCCTCACTGTTGAGGATTTTGTATATATTTTCAAGACCCTGATCAATATCTACCATGATGAAGATGAGGTTGATGATATAGATAATCTGGCAAACCGCAGAGTTAGAACTGTTGGTGAATTGCTCCAGGAACAATATACTATTGGAATGGCTATGGTTGCCAGAATAATTCAGGAACGGATGGCAATTTCCAATATTGATGAAGTTACAGTGCACGATCTGGTAAACAGCAATGCTCTTATTTCAGTAGTTCAGTCATTCTTTTTAACAGGTCAATTATCCCAATTTATGGAGCAGACAAATCCTTTGGCAGCTTTAAGACATAAGAGAGCTTTATCTGCTTTGGGACCTGGAGGTTTGGCTCGCGAAAGAGCTGGTTTTGAAGTTCGTGATGTTCATTCTTCTCACTATGGTAGAATTTGTCCGATTGAAACACCTGAAGGACCAAACATCGGTTTAATTGTATCTCCGGCAATATATTCCCGTATAAATCATTTCGGTTTTTTGGAAACACCCTACCGCAAGGTTGTTGATGGATGCATAACTGATGAGTATGAATATCTTGATGCTTCACAGGAAGAGAAATATATTATCGCTCAAAGTGATGTCCATTTGGATGACAACCGTAGAATTACAGATGAAATGATTTTTGCCCGCGACCGGGGTGAATTTGTTCAAGTTAGCCCTAACCTTGTTCATTATATGGATGTAGCACCTCAACAGATGGTTTCCGTATCAGCGGCATTAATTCCTTTCCTGGAACATGATGATGCCAATCGTGCTTTAATGGGTTCCAATATGCAGCGGCAGGCAGTTCCTTTAATTAATCCTCAAGCACCTTTAGTAGGAACAGGAATGGAAAAGATTGCTTCAATGGATACTTCTTCCATTGCCGTAGCTCCTTATGATGGTATAGTTACGAAAGTTACTTCTGCCTTTATAGACCTGAAACCTTTAAATGAAAAGGATGAGGCATATTATCTTTCTACCGGTAATCGCATCCATCTGAAAAAATTTGTGCGCACTAATCAGGATACTTGTATCAATCAGCGTCCTATTGTGCGTGTTGGGGATACCGTAAAAAAGGGACAGCCAATTTCTGACGGTGCTTGTGTGGAAGATAATCGTTTGGCATTAGGAACTAATTTAATGGTTGCATTTATGCCCTGGTATGGTTATAATTATGAAGATGCTGTTATTCTTAGCGAAAAGGTAGCCCGTGAAGATACTTTAACATCTATCTATATTGAAGAATTGGAAGTTTTGGTTCGTAATGTGAAAAACGGGCGTGAAGAGCTTGCTTATGATATTCCCAATGTTCCTGCTCAGGCATTGAGAAATTTGGATAAAACAGGCATTATCAGAGTAGGAAGTGTGATTCATGCTGGAGATATAATTGTAGGTAAAGTTACTCCCAAGAGTGTAGAAATTGATCCTTCACCGGAAGAAAACTTGATGCGTGCTCTATTCGGAGACCGTGCTGGTGATTTTACCAATAGTTCCTTAAAAGCCAAACCTGGAATGGAGGGTGTAGTTATTGATGTAAAGGTCTTTTCCCGTTTGGAAGAAGGCAGCGATTTGGAAGAAGAAAATGAAGATAAGATAGAAAAACTAAAAGAAGAATTAGCCCTGCGACGCAGTAAGATTGAAGAATTTAAGGAAGAAAAACTTTCTGCAGTGTTAGTGGGACAAATTGCTAAAAATATTTGGGATGAAAAAACCAATATTCCCTTTATAGCACCCGGGAAAAAGATAACGAAACAGGATTTGAAACGGATAAACTTCAAAAAGCTTGATCTGGATGTGGAACTGGTTGAAGATAGGGAAGTAAACGACTATATCTATTCCCAAATTGTCCTGAAAATAAAACAATCACTTGAACAAAGCGATAATATCTATAAAAAATCCCGCGAAAGAATTAAGCATGGTGATGAACTTCAATATGGCGTGCGGAAAATGGTTAAAGTGTATGTTGCTAAAAAACGCAAGATTGAAGTAGGCGATAAAATGGCAGGTCGTCATGGAAATAAAGGTGTTATTTCTATCATCGCTCCTATTGAAGATATGCCTTTTATGGAAGATGGAACTCCTGTGGACATTGTGTTAAATCCTTTGGGAGTTCCTTCCCGAATGAATATTGGCCAAATAATGGAGACCCATTTGGGTTGGGCTGCCAAGACACTTGGCTTTGAAGTAGAAACCCCTATTTTTGATGGCGCTTCTAATGAGGATATTGTTTCTGAATTACGCAAAGCAGGTTTACCGGAAGATGGGAAAACAGTTCTCTATGATGGCAAATCGGGTGAACCCTTTAAAGAAAGAGTAACGGTTGGCATTATCTATATGATGAAACTGAATCATCTTGTAGCAGATAAAATGCACGCGCGCTCAACAGGACCCTATTCTCTTATTACCCAACAACCCTTAGGTGGAAAAGCTCAACATGGAGGTCAGCGTTTAGGAGAAATGGAAGTTTGGGCTTTGGAAGCATACGGTGCTGCCAGCGTTTTGGAAGAGATGTTAACTATCAAAAGTGACGATGTGGATGGCCGCAACAATGCTTTTAAAGCTATCACTCGTGGTGATAATCCACCTCCTCCAGGAGTTCCTGAATCCTTTAATGTTCTTATCAGCGAGCTGAAATCGCTGGGTTTTGATATTGAATTTATCAAAGAAGAGAACAAGTAG
- the rplL gene encoding 50S ribosomal protein L7/L12: MSDKKQQVIDLIKEMTVLELSELVKEMEEIFGVSASAPVAAVMSTQGSAAEGGEKEEQTEFDVILTSAGDKKINVIKVVREITKLGLKEAKDLVDGAPKVVSEKVSKEEAESVRKKLEEAGATVEVK; this comes from the coding sequence ATGTCCGATAAAAAGCAACAAGTAATTGATCTGATTAAGGAGATGACGGTTCTTGAGCTCTCTGAATTAGTGAAAGAAATGGAAGAAATATTTGGTGTATCCGCTTCTGCTCCAGTAGCCGCTGTTATGTCCACACAGGGCTCTGCTGCTGAAGGTGGGGAAAAAGAGGAACAGACAGAATTTGATGTAATTTTAACCAGTGCCGGAGATAAGAAAATTAATGTAATCAAAGTAGTGCGAGAGATAACCAAGCTTGGTTTGAAAGAAGCCAAGGATCTTGTTGATGGAGCTCCCAAAGTGGTCTCCGAAAAAGTTAGCAAAGAAGAAGCAGAATCAGTTAGGAAAAAACTCGAAGAAGCCGGTGCAACTGTCGAAGTCAAATAA
- the rplJ gene encoding 50S ribosomal protein L10 has protein sequence MVQSIKYKIVKDLTERLSSARAIVLVDYKGINIEQVNQLRNRFRESQVDYFVQKNTLIKIALNDLGITELDPYLKGPTAVAVSKLDEVSPARELIKFLKEVMEDKGFPSFKVGYIAEHIFNADELTALAKLPSREELLAKVLAGMNAPLSNFVSINQGILRKFVYALDAIAKKQAEAS, from the coding sequence ATGGTGCAAAGTATTAAATATAAAATAGTAAAGGACTTGACAGAAAGATTAAGTAGCGCAAGAGCAATCGTATTGGTAGATTACAAGGGAATAAATATTGAACAAGTGAATCAATTGCGCAACCGCTTCAGAGAAAGTCAAGTGGATTACTTTGTCCAAAAGAATACCCTGATTAAAATTGCCTTAAATGACTTGGGTATTACGGAACTGGACCCTTATCTTAAGGGCCCGACAGCTGTGGCAGTGAGTAAATTGGATGAGGTATCCCCTGCCCGCGAACTAATCAAATTCTTAAAAGAGGTGATGGAAGATAAAGGTTTTCCTTCGTTTAAAGTCGGTTATATAGCAGAGCATATTTTTAATGCTGATGAACTGACTGCTTTGGCAAAACTACCATCCCGTGAAGAATTGCTTGCCAAAGTACTTGCCGGTATGAATGCACCGCTGAGTAACTTTGTAAGCATCAACCAGGGTATCTTGCGCAAATTTGTTTATGCTCTTGATGCCATAGCTAAAAAACAAGCTGAAGCCAGCTAA
- the rpsL gene encoding 30S ribosomal protein S12, translated as MPTINQLVRKGRAEVEKKRKNRALMECPQRRGVCTRVYTTTPKKPNSALRKVARVRLVNGFEVTAYIPGEGHNLQEHSIVLVRGGRVKDLPGVRYHIVRGALDSAGVEKREKSRSKYGTKRPKAKTVK; from the coding sequence GTGCCAACTATTAACCAATTAGTCCGTAAAGGAAGAGCTGAAGTTGAAAAGAAAAGAAAAAACAGGGCGCTTATGGAATGTCCGCAAAGGCGCGGAGTTTGTACTCGTGTTTATACAACAACGCCCAAAAAACCTAATTCAGCTCTCAGAAAAGTAGCTCGTGTCCGTCTTGTAAATGGATTTGAAGTTACAGCATATATTCCCGGTGAAGGTCATAACTTACAGGAACACTCTATTGTTTTAGTGCGCGGAGGACGCGTGAAAGACCTTCCGGGTGTTCGTTATCATATCGTTCGCGGAGCTCTTGATTCCGCTGGAGTAGAAAAACGCGAAAAGTCCCGTTCCAAATATGGAACCAAACGACCTAAAGCAAAAACCGTAAAGTAA
- the rplA gene encoding 50S ribosomal protein L1 gives MKHSKRYNVAYTMFDRQKRFDLNEAIKLLKSLPTSKFDETVELHFNLGVDPRKADQQIRNSLVLPHGTGKEMRVLVFAEGDKAEEAKKAGADYVGVDDLIEKISNGWFDFDVVIATPNLMGRIGKLGRVLGPRGLMPNPKVGTVTMDVGKAVQEAKSGKITYRVDKFANLHIPVGKLSFEEEKLKDNIKAVLAAVLRDRPPTLKGVYIKSITLCTTMSPGIKIQVASATAEARS, from the coding sequence ATGAAACATAGCAAAAGGTATAATGTTGCCTATACGATGTTTGACCGCCAGAAAAGATTTGATCTTAACGAAGCAATCAAACTTTTGAAAAGTTTACCAACTTCCAAGTTTGACGAAACCGTTGAACTGCATTTCAATCTGGGTGTAGATCCTCGTAAAGCCGATCAACAAATTCGCAACTCACTTGTTTTACCTCATGGAACAGGCAAAGAGATGCGAGTTTTAGTATTTGCTGAAGGCGACAAGGCAGAAGAAGCAAAAAAAGCAGGAGCCGATTATGTGGGCGTAGATGATCTCATTGAAAAAATATCTAACGGATGGTTTGATTTTGATGTTGTGATCGCTACTCCCAATTTAATGGGTAGAATCGGTAAACTGGGACGAGTTCTCGGTCCCAGAGGATTAATGCCAAACCCCAAAGTGGGAACAGTTACAATGGATGTTGGAAAAGCTGTGCAGGAAGCAAAAAGCGGAAAAATAACTTACCGCGTAGATAAATTTGCCAACTTGCATATTCCGGTAGGAAAATTAAGCTTTGAGGAAGAAAAACTGAAAGACAACATCAAAGCTGTTCTTGCCGCTGTTCTTAGAGACAGACCCCCTACGCTTAAAGGTGTTTACATTAAAAGCATTACCCTCTGCACGACTATGAGTCCCGGAATTAAAATTCAGGTCGCAAGCGCAACCGCGGAAGCAAGAAGTTAA
- the rpsG gene encoding 30S ribosomal protein S7 — translation MPRKHRAVVREVLPDPKYNDITVTKFMNCLMVKGKKSIAEKIVYGAFDIIAAKTKEDPLVVFKSALDNVRPLVKVVSRRVGGATYQIPIEVNEKNGKALAFRWIIANARARSEKTMTEKLAAELIAAHKKEGASIKKREDTHKMAEANKAFAHLRW, via the coding sequence ATGCCTAGAAAACATAGAGCTGTTGTCCGGGAAGTCCTTCCGGATCCTAAATACAACGATATTACCGTTACCAAATTTATGAACTGCCTGATGGTTAAAGGCAAAAAAAGCATCGCCGAAAAAATCGTGTATGGTGCTTTTGATATAATCGCTGCTAAAACGAAAGAAGACCCCCTTGTTGTCTTCAAATCCGCCTTGGATAATGTTCGTCCTTTAGTTAAAGTTGTTTCCCGACGCGTGGGAGGAGCAACCTATCAAATTCCTATTGAGGTAAATGAAAAAAACGGTAAAGCATTAGCTTTCCGCTGGATTATTGCCAACGCACGCGCAAGAAGCGAAAAGACAATGACCGAAAAACTTGCCGCCGAACTTATTGCAGCTCATAAAAAAGAAGGCGCTTCCATAAAGAAAAGAGAGGATACCCATAAAATGGCTGAAGCCAATAAAGCTTTTGCCCATTTAAGATGGTAA